A single Xenopus laevis strain J_2021 chromosome 3S, Xenopus_laevis_v10.1, whole genome shotgun sequence DNA region contains:
- the lysmd2.S gene encoding lysM and putative peptidoglycan-binding domain-containing protein 2, producing MQQSGSWLCYVVLSPPQTMDDLSPVLQPHREGASRYGYTMFPGLESESEAELSLSLAITKTRSYGSTASVAAPLAEKYIEHRLSPSDTLQGIALKYGVTMEQIKRANKLFSTDCIFLRKSLNIPVISKKVSLFNGLGSLDSPENETQDTCSSPTEESALAEAHTVSIASSIQTNQPIVRSDEELSAKDFLQRLDFQIKRSTQAAQRLKEEEDLRHDNSYATCSYQH from the exons ATGCAACAAAGTGGCTCCTGGCTGTGTTACGTTGTCCTTTCTCCCCCGCAGACGATGGATGACCTTTCACCGGTGCTTCAGCCGCACAGGGAAGGAGCCTCCCGGTATGGCTACACCATGTTTCCAGGACTTGAGTCCGAGTCTGAAGCCGAGTTGTCCCTCAGCCTGGCCATCACCAAAACCCGCTCTTACGGGAGCACAGCCAGTGTGGCGGCCCCCCTTGCCGAGAAGTACATCGAGCACCGCCTGAGTCCCAGTGATACTCTGCAAGGCATCGCGCTCAAGTACGGGGTGACG ATGGAGCAAATTAAAAGAGCCAATAAGTTATTTTCTACCGACTGTATATTTCTGCGGAAGTCCTTGAATATTCCAGTTATCTCAAAGAAGGTCTCCCTGTTTAATGGACTTGGCTCATTGGACTCTCCCGAGAATGAAACCCAAGATACTTGTAGTTCTCCAACAGAAGAGTCTGCATTAGCTGAGGCTCATACTGTCTCTATAGCCAGCTCTATACAAACAAATCAGCCTATTGTTAGGTCAGATGAAGAGCTGTCAGCCAAAGACTTTCTTCAGAGACTGGACTTCCAGATAAAGAGGTCTACTCAGGCAGCCCAGAGgctaaaagaagaagaagacctCAG